CTGATTCCTTGAAGCATTCTACTCGTAATAGAGGTGAAATTTCCATTGAACTATCTgataaaaggagaaaattgaGACATTGTGATTCCCTTGAAGATGGTTTCAATAATAAAGTGACTGGTCAGCATTTTTCGTCAATTCCTATTGATTGCAAGCACACCACGTGTTCTGATTTTGATACTGGCAGCTTGAGATCCATGGCATTTGATGTTCAGGAGCCTGGAGGTTTGCTACATGGAAGTTTGCCCCAGTCACTGGATCCTTTGAGCAAGCACGATCATTTGTCTTATGCAAAAACATCATTAGACCTGCAGCACAATTCTTTTGAATGTACAAAGCATTCAATTGATGGGAATCAAGTTTCAGGTGTTGACCACAATTTTCCTGCTCAGAGATTGTCTTCTGGAGATATCAATAATGATCTTGTGCCTCCTAGGCATCAACTATCGGTGCCATGTAGTTCTACAACTTGTCAGAGTTCGTGGTTTTCTGATGGAGATTCATCAGCCATGGATATATTTTCTGCTTCCAAACAGCTATGGGTGGGCCTTTTAGGCCCTGAGGTTTCTGAAGGTCACATAAGGTATCAATTTGAGAGGTTTGGTTACATTGgacatttcttcttctttccattaAAAAGGTTTGCAGTGGTGGAATATGGTCACATCATTGATGCCATAAGGGCACGTGAATATATGCGTGGACAATTTCAGTGGTGTGTAAAATTCATGGATATTGGTTTAGGAACTAGGGGTTCCACTCACGGGGTTGCAATTGGTTCCAGTTCGCATGTATATGTTGGAAATGTTTTGAGCTACTGGGTGAAGGATGAGATTCTGCATGAGACAAGGAAAGTACTTAACAAGGGTCCATACATGGTCTCTGATCTTGGCAACGAGGGAGCATTGCTGATGGAATTTGAGACTCCGGAAGAAGCTGCAGTTGTAATGGCACATCTCAGACAACATCGAAGGGAAAAGAATATTCACTGGACACCTCCAAATGCAGGACAAATGAATATTGCACCTCCTTATTTAGATGGTGGAAGATCTGCTTGTGCCCCTGGTGGTGGTAACATGAGAAGCAACAATCCTGGGAACATGCCCAGTAGTATGGTTGGGTCACCTCATGCTCCAATGGTACCAGAGAGTCCTAACTTCAGGACAAGAATGTCAGAGCTATCTTCCTTGCTTTATACACTGCGTgcaaaatacaacatcaatcaaaattcaagttattttgaaaactacatATCTGGAAGTTGCAATACATCAATGAGGGAAGAAGACAGAACTCCTACTAGCACTCTCTGggtttcttttccaaattttaattctcCTTTTGTCACTGATGAGGAATTGATGAGAATATGTAATCTTGCCATCAGCAATACTGGGTCTGTTGTGAGGATGACTCGAGCAAGTGTACAGGTGGGCTGTGGTTGGTTTGTTGAGTGCAGTAGTGTAGATGCTGCTATCACTGTCTTGAAGAATCTCCGTAGTTGTCCTGGAATTTTCCTTCGAATAGAATTCAGGTTTTTCCCTCATAAACTCTCTCTTGTCGTTTTGTGTTGATAGAAGATATTTCCATTATGTTTCAGGAGCTTTtcgttttatttatttctagtGGTTGCCCTGGAATTTTCCTTTGCATGGAATTCAGGCCCCTCCTCCCCTAGAAGAGCTAGCAGTTTGATTGTTTCTCacctttgattattttgttaaagcaTTTGGGATCTTTTTATCATGTTAGTCAGCTGTTACTTCCTAGTTTCAATTACACTCGGCTGTCTTctatttgcttcttttttgCTCCTACATTATGTTGTTGAGGTTGGATTGCCTgtaatgaaatatttcttgtttatttgaaCAGTTCACCCGGAAGGTTCCATGCAACACCTTTTCTGAGGAACCATGAAAGTTGTGCTATGGAGCTTCCATCTCCCAGAATATTACACGAGAATCATGCAATACCTCAGCAAGGTGGATATTCCTATCAGTCAAGCTGGGCTCCTTCTGGTCATACAGAGATGCTTGAAATAGGGGTTGGAAAGACTGATGCTTGTGAAAAAAACGTGCTGATAGATCATCCACAAGGTGAaatccaccaccaccacccacccacacacacacactagAAGGAACTGTTGAAAATTGTGCAACTTTATTCAGTTAATGGTTTGAAATTCTATTTAGGTGGTCACATGGTGTCTGGAACCATTCCATGCTTGCCCATATCAACAATGGGACCTCCCGCTCCACCACCTCCACCTCAGATGCAGCCACCTCCATTTGTTCGATCTCCATACCCTCCTCCAAACAGTTCTTGGGATGCAAGGGGTTTAAACCACCCTTTGCCTTTAAATCCAATATCACCAAATGTTATACCTAATTCTTATCCAGGTAATTCTGTTGCATGCCCTCCCTTTTTACCCGCTTCCGTGACACCTCTTTCTCAGATACAAGGAACTCCGATGCAGCATCTAGACCATGTTTTCCCCCATTCTGTTGCTCCACCTTCAATATCATCTCTACCACCTTCCCAGCCAGAGATGCCTCCTCCTATACCTCCATCCCCACCACCTTTGCCTCACTCACAACCACCTAACATTCCTCCTCCACCCAGTTCCCCTCCGCCTCCACCTCCACCCTTATCTGCCACAGGAGCCAGTGAAGTAGAAAATTGCAGCCAG
This is a stretch of genomic DNA from Cucumis sativus cultivar 9930 chromosome 4, Cucumber_9930_V3, whole genome shotgun sequence. It encodes these proteins:
- the LOC101209442 gene encoding uncharacterized protein LOC101209442, yielding MASAEQPLKKRRNYGPAAPEPSPPLPQLPQPPPPQIPATDQTSIAPSPPTPPQLSQAEILLRRRNRDEIRSVYECFKRIRFFLSQKEKGAPTPDIEQAYLSLITASRGCTSVKRIVADFIPRYAPHCPTALEAATKVIINMHNQSLGIISNGEDVDNVAFETARACIIGLVDICAAVMSKASTSSVIRGICFEVFQNVFTFFVSSFEGKDIFQIVDKEALRLQDSADVFTELKQKYTDENILPVIKLSKLRAISLLWLFFHYPKNLAAACFEFFNMAAEGIHKDGQYFLNQIVLGLDVDITHHLDKRSENQTSPKYCKDDAKEQVSVSSHFSGDASSVSRNCMLSLVMGKDQSFRNWMVTQYKRLRDLPSFRALADIASSLEGIFESFSELMNNEDTQVNIDEEMSDSLKHSTRNRGEISIELSDKRRKLRHCDSLEDGFNNKVTGQHFSSIPIDCKHTTCSDFDTGSLRSMAFDVQEPGGLLHGSLPQSLDPLSKHDHLSYAKTSLDLQHNSFECTKHSIDGNQVSGVDHNFPAQRLSSGDINNDLVPPRHQLSVPCSSTTCQSSWFSDGDSSAMDIFSASKQLWVGLLGPEVSEGHIRYQFERFGYIGHFFFFPLKRFAVVEYGHIIDAIRAREYMRGQFQWCVKFMDIGLGTRGSTHGVAIGSSSHVYVGNVLSYWVKDEILHETRKVLNKGPYMVSDLGNEGALLMEFETPEEAAVVMAHLRQHRREKNIHWTPPNAGQMNIAPPYLDGGRSACAPGGGNMRSNNPGNMPSSMVGSPHAPMVPESPNFRTRMSELSSLLYTLRAKYNINQNSSYFENYISGSCNTSMREEDRTPTSTLWVSFPNFNSPFVTDEELMRICNLAISNTGSVVRMTRASVQVGCGWFVECSSVDAAITVLKNLRSCPGIFLRIEFSSPGRFHATPFLRNHESCAMELPSPRILHENHAIPQQGGYSYQSSWAPSGHTEMLEIGVGKTDACEKNVLIDHPQGGHMVSGTIPCLPISTMGPPAPPPPPQMQPPPFVRSPYPPPNSSWDARGLNHPLPLNPISPNVIPNSYPGNSVACPPFLPASVTPLSQIQGTPMQHLDHVFPHSVAPPSISSLPPSQPEMPPPIPPSPPPLPHSQPPNIPPPPSSPPPPPPPLSATGASEVENCSQHVQCQWKGALCKSGVQYCSIYAQRVDSQTCKYLNAGPEPIEWPAKLDMTKRTDFKHVKSTFTSTSPSKREICQLTPSSVGDHKGFQDFVSYLKQRDCAGVIKIPVTKSLWTRLLFILPYSQDSCSLLSIPPGPPDSLIALVLPKETNFEWV